The Nymphaea colorata isolate Beijing-Zhang1983 chromosome 5, ASM883128v2, whole genome shotgun sequence DNA segment GGTCTTTCACTCAACCATGAGGTATTTTTTTGTGATTATTAGTTCTTCACGGTTTTGAAGTATGTTATGTCATTTCTAGTGATTAAGAGCCATATCGGCATGAAACAAAAAGTCGAAACTCGAAACAATCTTAACATATATTGAACATATCGTACTGACTCTGTCTTGTTTAGTGTTATCTGTAATTCTTCTTGAATACTCTTCTCAGAAGCACCACAAACCCTGTCAAAAATATGGGACATTCCATTACCGTTGATGTAAGTGACAAGGTTAATGTGCAAAGCAGTTATCCTATGATACGGAGCCTTATCTTGTGATACATATTGTATAGGTTGGAAAAACCTATATGATACAGGCATGATACATAAAATGCATGGTGTATCAGCCGTACCTACAAATACGACCCACATATCATAATGATACAGCCAATATAGGCTGTATCTTACGATACAGCTCTGTTTTTCAAAAAGGGTTCTGATGCCCCTTTtttgttgtgattttttttaaaaagtttctcTCCCCTTTCACTTTCAACACTTCTTAACAGTTGTGGGAGGGTGACTTTTCaccattttaaaaagaaattgccAAGAAATCATTGTCTTAAGGGAGGAATCACCAGCTTGAAGGGATGAGAATGAAGATGACGAAGGTAATGATTATATCGACTAATAATAATCATGATGTCATTTAATCATAAaagttatttcatttttcattgccAGTGAACAACTCCGGATTATATGTTTTGATGTGATGTAAAATACTTTAAAGtttagattttcttttattaatgtgTCATTACTTATGGACGATAAAACATGAAGGTTAGTTATGTGTGAATGAGTTTTTTACATAGAACGGTTTTTCTTGATAGAAcggtttttcttgatttttctagatttttgtgatttttcatttttctctattttcctgaatttttctattttttatgaaataaaaagacaaatttacATACGCTCATGATACATTAtgatctataaaaaaaaattccttctcATGACTGACAAAAGTTGTAGACATTTCATTAGAttgatcttcctttttcttcatttttgctgcctctctttccttctttctgctgattctttcaagtttcaacacaACTGATATTATCAGTTTGGTTAGACAGTCTAATTCCTTGACAGCAAATTGCAAGGGACATGCTTTAACTCATTGAAACCAGTGACCTTTTGTGTAGATTCATACCACAAGCTTTTCCGCCTTTTGACGGAAGTTCCCAAAGTGGCTGAGAGGGATCATGTTTAGATATAGCAATTGCTGCTAGTGTTGTTGAAATATCAACAACTATTTTCCCTTTACCTCTGTCAGCCACTGTATCTGGAAAAAATGACTGTATGCACATAAAAATGCTATCATTTACAGCTATGCAAGTACATAAAATGAATAGTGATAAGAAAAAATAGATGAAAGTGCGTGGAGTATGCACACTCACAGTTGGGAGACTTTTACAGACGAAATCTGTAGCATTTTCAATGCAAATATGGTTGAACTCTTTCCAAAGAAGTAGATATCTATATCCCTAATGCCAAACATCATGCATCACATCTAAGGTTGTGAAGGCCATTATATTCTGCTCTCTGTACACCACATGTCATGCATCTAACTGGGCTTTTTTGGTTCATTCAATGggatttccttcctttctctcctcttttcGTACATATTTATGTGGACATGGTATTTGCTATTAATTTAATAGACTGTTGATGACATTGGCACGACGAATGATGCAGGAAGCTAGAGCTCTTCTTGGTAGGCTGGAGTATCAGAAAGGTAATGTTGAAGCTGCCCTTCGGGTCTTTGAGGGTATAGATCTTCAGGCTGCCGTTCAACGATTTCAAGCTCCAGTTGAAAAAACTTCTTCAAGGAGGAGTCGTTCTCGGAGTGAATCACTTCAGCAAGTGTCACAACATGCAGCTAGCTTGGTGCTTGAAGCTATATACTTAAAGTCGAAGTCTCTCCAAAAACTTGGGAGGGTAACTGGTATGTATTTGTGATAGCACAGGGTTACAAATATAACATGATCTGGACTTGTATGTGGGTCAGACCCAGTAATAGTCTGACCCATTGCTGAGCATATAGAAGCTCAGTTTTTTGTAGTTGAAGTATTGAGAATGAAATTAAGAAGTTTCTAGAGTTGGGAACCCTGGAATCGTGTATGTGTGTTCTCTTTTGATGTGAACAGATAACTGCAAGCTACCAATTTGTTAGCTTATAAAATGTTCCTGTGAAAAATACAAAGATTAAGACTAAATGTGATGCTCCATTGTGGCAGCCATCACATGGTTGGTTGAAGTTAATTTCAAGATGCAGAGAGTGGTAATTTCCTTGTCCTCCAGAAGcagaagaatgaaaaataagacATGTTCCTAAGGAAAGTGATGTTgtacctttttttaaaaaaataccatgAGCACCACAAGCATTGACttgtataaaaaataaaattgaaaagagaaaaaaaaaggaaaattatatatatatatacatatacatgtgtgtgtgtgtgtgtgtgtgtgtgtgtgtgcatatgtttgtgtgtgcgtgtgcatgtatatgtgcacataatTTGGCACATGGAaattatgaatatttttctttgttgaaaatCATATTAACTTGTTGTTTTTCCGGTCCCAGTTCTCAAACCCTTGTGTTTGGTATCATTTAATATCCCACTAAGGGGCAACTGGTATGTCAATAAGATTGTTGTCTGATCATGGTGCATTTTAGTTCCTCACATTAGCAGTTCTAGGAATTGTTTACTTTTATCCTTCTTGTTTGTATCTAAGGCTTTGACATTGGTATTGCAGAGGCTGCTAATGAATGTAATAGTGTACTTGATGCCgttgaaaaaatatttcctcAAGGTATACCAGAGGTTCTGTTGGATAATAGGTTGCAAGACATAGTAAGCAAAGCTGTCGAGCTTCTACCAGAACTATGGAAGCAAGCAGGAATgtttgaagaagcaattgctgCCTATAGACGGGCTCTGCTGAATCATTGGAATCTCGACAATGAATGTTCTGCTCAAATTCAGAAAAAGTTTGCTGCTTTCCTTTTGTATGGTGGTGTTGAGGCTGGTGCACCTAGTTTAGGTGCCCAGATTGATGGTTCATATGTTCCAAGGAATAATCTGGAAGAGGCAATTCTTCTATTCacaattcttttaagaaaatcTTGCCTTGGTGTGATCAAGTGGGATCCAGAGGTGTTGGAACATGTTACTTTTGCACTCTCTCTTTGTAGTCTTACTTCTGTAATAGCGACAAAAATTGAAGAGGTTATACCTGGAATATTTACTCGCTCTGAGCAATGGATTGACATGGCTCTTTGCTATGCTGGAGGAGGGCAAAATATTGTTGCCCTAAATTTATTAAGAAAATTGCTTAGTAAACATGAAAATCCAAACGAGCTTTTGGCCTTACTGTTAGGTAGCAAAATTTGTTCAGAGGATTGTCTTCTTGCTTCTGAAGGGGTTTCATATGCACGACATGCTGTTGCAGTTGCAGAAGGCAGATCTGGACACTTAAAGGGTATTGCTCTTCATTTACTAGGACTCTGTCTAGGAAAGCAAGCGAAAGTTGCCTCGTCTGACTTTCAAAGAACTCAGTTACAAACTGAAGCTCTGAAAAAATTGGATGAGGCTATCTCTTTTGAGGGCAACAATCCAGAGATGCTGTTTGATTTAGGCACTAAATATGCTGAACTTCGTAATATGCATGCTGCCTTACGATGTGCAAGGGGATACATTGATGCCACAGGTGGCTCAGTTATAAAAGGGTGGAAACTTTTAGCCCTTGTTTTATCTGCTCAACAACGGTTTTCGGAGGCTGAAGTGGTTGTAGATGCTGCCTTAGATGAGTCTGGCAAGTGGGATCAAGGTCCATTGCTTAGATTAAAAGCAAAGCTAAAAACTGCACACTCTTTGGCCATGCATGCAATTGAGACATATCGACTCTTGCTTGCACTTGTTCAAGCCCAAAGAAAAACTCCTGGACCTGTGAAGAGTATTACTCAGGTTTGAACGTTAAACTCTTACTGATGGTAGacaagaaaattatgttttacaTCATGTCATGATAATTTGTGCTTTTCTAGAGATAATGTGTTGCATTCCCTGAATGTTTGACCATCCTGGATGGTTCCTTGATAACATGAAGACTTATACAGGTTGTCATCCTTGGCAACCTCAAGATATGTTTTTTCAACCCAACGTGGTACCTCAATCCAAATTAGCAAATTTATCTGACTAAGTGCTGAGCAGGGACAAGAACTTGTACCTTGTTAATGGTGCTAATTCAATAAGCATAAGAGCTAATCTTAGTATCCTTCACaatgaagtgaaaaaaaatgtatattgtGTTTCTTGTTATGCTGAAAAAAGGCATCATATTTGTAGGTGAAATTCCGAATGTAGTTGATTGGTAAATCATTATTTTcaccaaaatattttcaataattACAAGAACGTTGAAATTGCTCAAAATGTTTCCTTTGCCCTTTGCTACACAAAAATTCTTGGAAGGGAAACACACCTAGGTATGGTGGTATGAGATGCAGTTCAAAAGCTTCAGACtcatattttgtatttttttatgtagTGATTATATTTTATGACTAAAAATAATcaatatatgtatttctttgtttttcaaaatcttattgttgcattctctctctctctctctctctctctctctctctctctgtggggtgtgtgtgtgtgtgtgtgtgtgtgtgtattgggTGCGTCTCCACACCCAATTTTTAGAAAATGCTTTGCACCTTCCTCCATGTCCGGGCCCATACCAACTCTCTTGTGACATAGCCTGTCCCTTTTACTGGAGCTGAACCTTTTTATTGTCctagaaattttttgaaaattagacTCTGTTGTAAAATTATGCATGAAATCTTCCTGTAGAAACCTTTAGGCATTTTATGCATATGTGATTGTGATGTTCAAAAAGAGATATCTATCACCAGGAAATCCATGACCAAGCCCATCCTTTAACTGAATTACCTAATGTAAGCCAGTATTTTACTTGAGAAGTCTCAAGCATCTGGAGCAGCCTATCTATAAGACCTGACTCAGTTAATGTGGACTAACCTCATTGTTCAAAATTACCTCTGTACTCTTCTTTTGTTCATGGTTCATCTCTAGAAGGTTTCTCAATAATTAAATCATCCTTCATTTCTTTatctctatttctttttaagTTGATTTGTGTCTCAAAATAATGTTGTCTAGATGTTTTTAAATGTGAAAATGCcctataatattttatttttgaccCTTATCTACTTAATGAAACGAAAAAGGCAGTCTGGATATTTAGCAAAGCTAACATAGGTAGTCAATGATATGTACTTGATCCTTGTCAGTAGTTGTCACAAAGAATATTCTTATCATTTTCGTTTTTCCTTAAAGTTAGAAAGGCAATCTATTGTTTTCTGCTAGCAGCAAATTAAGATAAATGCAAAAGAGCTGTGCGATCATGATACATAAATACCTTCTACATCCAAAGcctctatttcaaattttcaattgatgaAAGAAACTCAGGTTCCTGTTAGAAATTGGAGGATGCTATTTGACATGAAATATCAACTAAAAAGCTAGGCTAATTGGTTGCTTTGTCACAGGGATTCCTCTCTTTGTTAGTGATTCCTATGGTGCTGGAGTGATGTGGACTTGGATGTTGGACGAAAAAACCggtgtcacaaaaaacgtgtttttttcgaaaaaaatgtaataaatataatagctgtttaaaacttaaaaaaacacgttttttttaaacgtGAAAACGAAAAAttgttaaaaacgaaaaaaaaacgtgtttttttcaatttttttcatgttttgtaatgccaaacatttttttttcattttctattttttatttgttgcaaatctattatattttgatgtttgtgttattagtttctcacttactttatttttccctcatttttagttttttttagtttttaaaaatttgccgtactttttcccttttttccctttttctaaagctcgccgtattatattCGAGAAAAATTCACgatttaaaactctgaaacgttatttgtgactatggtttcaattttacagttaacttttttgcttgttttatcTTCTAATTCACTGATTGAGGTGGAGGAATTCCAAAACCTGTATTTTGCCCCATAGGAAGCATGGAAGGGTCACGTGTCATCTTCATTTTGCCTATGatgacagaaaagaaaagacttccctattaaagagaaaaaaactctTCTTTTCTGACATCATAGGCAAAATGAAGATGACACGTGACCCTTCCATGCTTCCTATGGGGCAAAATACAGGTTTTGGAATTCCTCCACCTCAATCAGTGAATTAGAAgataaaacaagcaaaaaagttaactttaaaattgaaactaaaaaatagtattttcttattttgtctGCCTACAAGGATCAGCTGAAGTTTCTGGGCTGCCACCCTATGCTGAGGCCTGCTTTTGATCACAAACACTTGGGAATTTTTTACTTGGTTTATGGTAGATTATTTTACATTCTCCAAGTGAATTTTGTCAATGTTTTGAGTTGGTACTTAACACTGAAgaaattgtcacaaatatcagtaacattttgaaaatcttgccaCATTTTGACGATATTATatcaaaagacaaaaagatCTTAGACTGTTATAGTTGTATCTCATTCCTAAAATAAAATTGTTGTGTAACATAATCCATGGAATAAAGACTATCCTTTTATGAAATGCCTATCCACATCTTGAAATTCATTAAACTTTCCCTTTCTTAATCAACCCAATCCACTTTCTggtaaaaggaaaagttttatTCTTACTGACTCATCACCTGTGAACCCTATTTGACAGAGTTTTTACACAAAGGCCTGTTGCAAATAAGACTTTTTATGGCCTGATCTGCCAACAGCAATTTGATATTTTAGTAGTTCTTCTCTTTCTAAAAGTTTaagttttttggctttttgttATGAGCTTCAGGAGTTAGCATCATAATTTTGTCACCAAATTTGATCCTTGGAGCTACAAGTCAGAAAGAGAAGtctctgttttcttgtagtacCTGAAACACAGTCAACAATGAATAAGCAATTAAAGCAATTTAGAGATCGGTTTTGCAGTTTTTCTGTCCAAGTGGTCCTTTGCCATGTGCGATAATGGAAAAATATACTCCAATAACAATCTATAAGCCATTAAACAACGCTTATACCTAACAAGGGTTCATACAATATTTGAGCACAAAGACTTATTTGACAAACTGCGGAAAGACACCAAAAGAAGTAAAAGTAATCTGTATGTTGACTATGATAAATGATTAGAAGAAGCATAGCATTTATAAGGGTAATTGTCTAGTATATACACCAATACATGCGTGCATATAAGAGGGAAAATGGCAAGCTCCCAACAGCTTGCCCAGTCAAGATCAAAGTTCAACCTCAACCTTACAGAAAAACAGCAcattaagaagaaagaaaaaatacagaaagaaaataaaataacgTGGAccttaaaatatatatacacctaaaagatatacatatatatatatatatatgtatgtatatatataatttcaataAGGTTTAGGTGCTTTGCTTTGCTAGGAAGGCTTTTTTCATAGTTCGTGGCAATTTTACTTGATAATTTCCCTTGATTGTTGCTTTACGTCTATTTGGAATTTATTCAAAcgttgctttcattttcttatttctttagTGAATATTTCTTCCAACATTCAAGTTGGTTACTGGAACTTTGATTTTGAGCAGCGTACTCATTTTAGAAGTTAGTTAAAACGGTTTGTAAATTGAATTACCAACACTTGAAGATCTATGGATGCCCATCATACAATAATAACATATCTACAAGCTTGCATATTATATGCATCCACATCACATCTCAATTTCTGTCAGATGCTTAAACTTCACAAAGGTCAGAAGCTCTGGCCTCAGACTTGGGATCTGTTTTTTAGTTACATATGCTTTTACTCATCatattttcattgttgttatgttggttttgatgtttgacattatatttcttttcatagatTGAAGATGAGAGAGTCAATGAGTTTGAAGTATGGCAAGGTCTTGCAACCTTGTACTCCAATCTTTCACATTGGAAAGATGCTGAAATTTGTTTGGAGAAGGCTAGATCACTAAATTACTACTCTGCTACAACATTTCATGTTGAAGGTACTGATCATAGCTTTTGGTAACTGAATTATGAagtgtttttcaaaaaactttatCTAGCTAAATATGTCTTCCAAATGAGCAGGCATTTTGATTTATAAGGATGAAATTGTTGTAGGAACATGATTGGAAGAGCTTTACTAAGGTTGCAAGAACTTGCATTTGCAGACTTTTTCTAGGGGACTTTGTCAGTCTAGAACAGGTAGAATAAAGTCCGGCACATGAATGGAGCAGTGGATCCGACCAACGTTTGTAAACTGCATACTGTAACTTGTATGttatcagtaaaaaaaaacataaaattttgtgTAAAACTAATTTTAATAAGAAAGTAAAACtaattttaataagaaaattgaaaaaattgaattacTGAAAGTCATACGTAGAAAACTATGTTAGATGCTAGAGGTTGACATTCAGATGACCATGAAATTACATAAAGAATTAGATgcacaataataaaaatatgttgTCTATCATTTGCTCATTGAACAACTTTATGATTTTTTGGGCTCCTAGAAGAGAAAACTATAAAGTTCTAATATTTATGTATGTTATCAaccttaaattttatttttttttccatgagtGTGTAAAGATTCTTCTCATGACACATTTAATGTTCTGTCTGAAGGGGAATTATGcaatattaaacaaaaaaatcttttgcacttttttgtgttttcaaaatgtaaaatgcAAGATACACCTAGTGTTCTACTGTAACGTAAGAGATACAAAAGTGTTTCAAAAGTTATGccttcatatttgaaaattattttcaaaggTGTATCGTGTTGGTTTCCTATAACCATATTGGATTCAAGGATTTATGGAAGTCATAATGTGACATTTAAGATGATATAATTCAATGGTTAAACTAGTGAACCAGGGGTCCAGGACATAAAGTACAACCATGAAGCTTATGACATCAGATATAGTATTTTAA contains these protein-coding regions:
- the LOC116255028 gene encoding protein NPG1; translated protein: MKQEESESLENAMAVKEISANGISIKTSDVVAMLDEGNIQEAESSLREGLSLNHEEARALLGRLEYQKGNVEAALRVFEGIDLQAAVQRFQAPVEKTSSRRSRSRSESLQQVSQHAASLVLEAIYLKSKSLQKLGRVTEAANECNSVLDAVEKIFPQGIPEVLLDNRLQDIVSKAVELLPELWKQAGMFEEAIAAYRRALLNHWNLDNECSAQIQKKFAAFLLYGGVEAGAPSLGAQIDGSYVPRNNLEEAILLFTILLRKSCLGVIKWDPEVLEHVTFALSLCSLTSVIATKIEEVIPGIFTRSEQWIDMALCYAGGGQNIVALNLLRKLLSKHENPNELLALLLGSKICSEDCLLASEGVSYARHAVAVAEGRSGHLKGIALHLLGLCLGKQAKVASSDFQRTQLQTEALKKLDEAISFEGNNPEMLFDLGTKYAELRNMHAALRCARGYIDATGGSVIKGWKLLALVLSAQQRFSEAEVVVDAALDESGKWDQGPLLRLKAKLKTAHSLAMHAIETYRLLLALVQAQRKTPGPVKSITQIEDERVNEFEVWQGLATLYSNLSHWKDAEICLEKARSLNYYSATTFHVEGIMHEARGQTQEALAAYSNGLLLDMDHVPCKVSLGALLWKTGSKALPVARSLLSDALKLEPTNRLAWYHLGLIHRDDGRVADASDCLQAANMLEELEPVESFS